The following is a genomic window from Malus sylvestris chromosome 7, drMalSylv7.2, whole genome shotgun sequence.
AACCCATATAATTTAATAGAGTGCAGGATTCTCTGAAGCATCTGATGCAACACGGGTATCAATTTTACTTGGTGTTTTCAAGGTATATTTCCAAATGATATGCCATGCTATTTATCCAGATGTAGTTTCCATACTTTTCTGCTTATTTTCCCTGCTCAGAAGTGTGTCTGCATTCCTATTGAAGAAATTTACTCTCAAAAATGATATGTCTGAATTTATCTTTTCTTATTGTAGTTAATAATGACTGGAGCAGCTGTTCTTGTTGTTGATAGACTCGGGAGGAGACCTCTACTACTTGGAGGTGTTACGGGGATGGTAAGTCCTCGTTTGGGTTGATGCTTTCGTTTTTATTTGCTTTTCATATGAATTAAGACTTGAACGAACAGTCTTCAAACGTTGAGCACCATGAGGAATTTATGTACTTTATTCACGTGACAGGTCATCTCATTATTCCTTTTGGGATCATATTACCTTTTCTTTGATGATGCACCGGTTGCAGCTGTAGTTGCACTGCTGTTGTATGTTGGATGTTATCAGGTAATCAGAAAGTTGTATACCGTGCTGAATTTTACGCCATTCTGTTCCTTTGAGATAGGTGAGTTGTTTAACCCATGGAAACTTCTTGTGCAGATATCTTTCGGTCCCATTGGTTGGCTAATGATATCAGAAGTATTCCCCTTACGGCTAAGGGGGCGAGGACTCGGTATAGCAGTGCTTGTGAATTTTGCTGCAAATGCACTGGTGACATTTGCATTTTCTCCTCTGAAGGTGCTTAAGATTACCTGCCGTGTTAATTCTTTCGGgattttcttaattaaattgTGTTTGGGAATGTTCGTTCATGTATCGTGAGTGAGATAATTATGAAAATTGGGTTGATTGAAACAGGCATTGCTGGGAGCTGGAATATTGTTTTATGCATTTGGAGTAATAGCAGTGGCATCtctgtttttcattttcttcatcgTCCCAGAGACCAAGGGGCTTACCCTTGAGGAAATTGAGGCCAATTGCCTTTAGGCCATCTGGACTTCTGGACTTCTGGTGGTGTTGCAACCAAACATTAGTCACAAGAGTTGTCGATCCAATTCTTCATGTATATTCAATATCATACTTCACCTAAATATGACATGTAGTATAATTATATACTTCACCTAAATATAGCATGtggtataaatatatatattcttgtattttataattttttgtagtataaGAATTGTCCTACCTCCTCTTTAAGAGCATCTCCATCAGTTGGTGGAAGGCAAGGGCAAAGGCAACAATGTTGCCCTCCATCTCATAAAATCCTCTCCATACGGTCCAATAAAGCAAGGATAAGTGGTAGGCCAACCATTGTGCGACCAAGGGCTTGTGCTTCTCAAGTCCATGCTTGTGCCacgatttttattttattttttcttgtcAGGCGCGTGTAACACACGCAAAGAAGGGAGAGTGGGTGACAAAACTGCAGCGGTGGGTGTCGTTGCAGCAAAGCACTGATTGCTTTTCAACGGCTTGGACACATGGCGGATGGaaagccgttggattttcaactgccatatatgtatattttttttaagagatgggcaggttcatatttttttgttttttaagataAAATTATTTGAAACTCTTTGAAGAAGTGTTGGATGTGGTGTTAAGAAATTATTGGGTGcccaaaaaaataaagcaacggagtatgattctctctccttctatttttctcttctttcctctcCTCCTTTCACACTTTTcgttttgtctttctcttgttgtaaaaaattaatataagatattgaTGTAGTTTAATCGTAAGTGTTCAAATAGGAGGAGAGGAAATGATAGGGAAAAAAGAGATGAGAGATTCCAACAACCAATATTCCGAACTTGTGTGGGCCCTGGGGTCAGCCCGCAAAGTCTCTTTCTTCGTTTATTGTATTGGGCTGGGCTTACCGAGGAGACCCGATCCGTATTAGCCGTCGTAGTCGTAAAACAAGTCGAATGTGTTTTCCTTCAAGTTGAAGCAGTTGGCGGTGGCTAGGGTTTAGTGgctgaaagagagaaagagagaagagagagatggcgAAGTTTAATGAGGtgcagaagaggaagagagcGCAGAATGCGGAGAAGAAGAGAGCGGTTCACGGCGACCCAACCACCGGGAAGCTCCACAACAAGCCTCAACCCCTCTCCATCTCCGGCAAGCGCAAGCGCAAGCTCTTGAAAAAATGGCGCCGAGTACGTTTTCCTCTCATTATTAACTATTAATTTGTATTCCTTGACCCGTAATTAATTACTCCATCAAAGattcaaaatcaaatttaattactgtttataCGTgttattataaattataattttgttaatttttgtgtagtttaaaattttgatttcaggACCAGAACGAGGCTGTGAAGAAGGGACTGATAACTATGCAAGATGTCGAAATGGCTGCTGCCGATGCTGATGGTAACTCCTCCTCTCAATTTCACCGTTGAATTTTTAATCTTGGTCTTAAGCTCCAATTAATCTTTAATCGTTGTACACCAAATTAAACAACGCATTGCTAGTTAACTTGTTTCTGTTAAATCTGACGGAGATTGCACCAAGAAGCTGACATAAGGTCTTTTGTTTGTAGAAGGGGAAGAATCTAAAGACACCAAGACAACTTCTTCAAAGTTTCCCATGAGGAAGAAGAGTGTCAAGCTCAAACAACTACAACGCAAAGGTAAAAGTTACCATGATAATCTCGCGTCTCTTCCCTTCATACGTTCTTGAGTGCtcaaattttcttgttttctcaatgaattttttgtttttctcaatgGACAGGTAAGAATAAAGGAAAATCTTCGAAGAAGGCGGCTGCTGCCACTGCCGAAGCTTCAGTGGATGCAATGCTAGAGTAGATTAGTTGTATCTAGCTTATGAGAGAAGTTGTCAACACTGTACTCAACCCCATCCGAGTGTAATGCTTTTCTCTAATTGGAAATCGAATGCATTTTAAGACCGGAACTTGCCGCCGTGGTGCACTATTCATTTCAATTGAAAAGTTATTGTTTACCAATTATATCAGGTCATTCGATACTCATATATTTCGATTTACTATTAAGTACGACAAAAAAGTACACAAACCACCAAGAAAACGAAAACAGGAGCACTAACTTATCATTGaatctgttaaaaaaaaaacacatcaaGTTCTCCTACTTTCAATCTCCTTCGCTAATCAAGTGCTAAACTAGACACCGAGTGTAAATGGAGATGTTAAAAATTAGGACATGCTAACCACTAACTAAATAATTGACATCGAACAAACCACATTGTCACCTTGAGAGTTAAGAAAGGCGGGAATCAGCCATTGGAGCTGTTTATCTCCTAAACATTCCACAACTTTGAAGTGTTCTGCTGTATTCTGAAATGATCGGAGAGCTCTTCACCAGTTCCCATATCTTTGCAGAATTCTTCAACCAGTCACGTTCCGTCACAGTCCTCCCAAATGGAGGAGAATTCATTGATAAAACCTGAATAAAGATGAGAGGAAATATTGTTACAACACTCAGCATTGTGTTACAGAATGGATCCAATTTTACAGGGGCAGACAGAGAGAGGTAGACCTTATCTCGCAATTTCCATAGCATGGAGGTGTAACTTTCATACTGATCTCCTGGGGAGTCATCTTTATTCTTTGTTGGGATTACAAACAAACTTGGCATCAAAGAATCCAGATCATGACTCTGAGTACCAGGAGCCACAGAATCTGGATCACGACTTATGGACGTGTTTCCGTTTTCTGCCTTCATGAGAGAAGAGGTACTGAAATATTGTGCAAGTGCCTTCCTCAATCGCGCAATATTATGCGGACTAAGATCACGATCGCGCAGTCTAATTAACAGTAAGAACACAATCTTTTATCATTACTTTGCCAATCTAATTGAAGAGGAACAGCATTTAAAGCTTACTCACTTTGTGTGCACAAAGACTGGCGTAGCCATATATTCTCCGCCTTCATGAACTTTCTCTCTATCCTTTTCAGGCCCTGTATTAGAGCTTTGGGAAGGGGCAAGGGTCAGTGAAGATGGATCAGGAATGCTATGTTTCAAGAGGTCGACCTACAGTCAGAAGACATAatgtttaaaattattaaaagacCTTTGTAAGCTGTTTCCAGAAGCAAAACCAAGATGGCTCGAAGCCTGGCCTCCTTTTGCACTCAAAACATATATTTTACGCTCTCAAAGTAACCCGTGAAGTTTGCATAAATGTACAATGGAAGGAATTTATGAAATTCCTGATCATTTAAAGCAAGTAAGACAAACAAAATAATGCATAGCTTTGGGGTAACATATATCCACTTTCTAATCAACAACAATATCATATTACGTTCATCACGCAGACTACATTCGAGCAATACAAAACGGAGGATCTGAAAAATCAACCTAAACAAGTGCCTGATTAAAATGAAATGATATTTGGAGTATCAGAATGTTTGGTTTGAAAACTATGCATCGTGTAGAAACTGAAAAGATGGATCTAACAGAAACAACTTGCATGCAAATGAAGTTATTCAAAGACAGATTTGAAATATGACGATACCTAATGGAGATGAGAGAAATACCGTGGACATGAGGCGCCACATTTTATTATCATGAACTCCGTCTGATATAACCAGCAAAAAGTGACAGATGGAGGTCAGAAGAACACCAAGCTGCAAAGcacccagaaaagaaaaagatcaatTGATTAAACACTGCATACAGGTAACAAATGCAGTAAACATCTATCATTTGGTCTTTGTAGTTTACCTGAATACCTATAAGCTCATGAGCTAACTCAGCAGATAAAGACTCAGCTGAAGGTAGAACAGGAATGGTTGATGAGCCGTCGGGTCTCATCATCTCAGCTAAAACAGAAGGACTAAAAACAGGCTGCCAGTGAAAACAAGGAGACTTGATCATCCCCCACAGTAAGTCATTTGTTACACAAATATGATATACTAACATTACGAATCAAGATTGAATATCGATAATCAGATTAGAACAAGGTTAGGACGCGGAAGTAGCAGACCTGAGTATCGAGAAGGATAATGCGTTCAGCAGAAACCCGGGGTTCAATGCCCATGCTGCAATGCCTTGCCATTGCTTTACCCTCTTCCGTCTCTATAGCAAATGGGGGTAACATTCCTGCAATTTCTCCAATTTACTTCATTTATCAAATTCAAATAGTTACAGTTTCACTTTCACACAAGAACATCCAAAAACGAAGGCAAATAAATCCCATAGAAAATACAAGCAAGGAGAGTGAGGAGTGACAACTGACCAGGTGAGGTGGCATCGAAGCCGTAAAGCTCGTTCATAATCGTGGACTTGCCGACCCCCGTTGGACCGATCACCCCCACCACCGTAAACTCAGTGTTCTCAGTCAAAAACTGCACCAATTTTCCGTCGGAGATTCAACCATTCAAGGAATACCAATAACAAAAATAACGAACAAAAGATTAAAGAGTGTTTGTGAAATTGGTTGGTTACCGGAAGGAAGCGGTCGATGTGGAAATCCCAGGAATCAGAGAGGAGGTTGAGGGATCCGATAGACGAAGGGAGACGGGACCGAAGCGACGTCGTGTACTCGTCACCAGTGCCGCCACGCCCGAATTTACCCGCCACCGGAGTCCCCGGCACGAGTCCCGGCTTTGCTAGTAGGATTTTCGGAGGATTCGACGGACCGCTCCCGCCGGTCGAGGTGGCAGACCCAGCCATCGATATGACAAAGGAGTTCACACCGTCGTTTGGGTTGCCGGGGCTCATATAAGCTCCCCTTCTTTTGTAcagaaatgaaattttaatggaaatttgcaaatcaaattatatttcattaataggaaataaacattttaattgacactttattgataatttaattattaagaaCTAGATTTTagtttacattatttttttttttgaagcaaCTTAGTttacattatttaatttaaaattttgatttctttggCATTATCTTTTTATAAATCGCTTGGTTTCtatctcaaaaaagaaaatgtaaCTTTTGTTTTACGGTAGTGTTATTGTTAGTTGGCAGGATGGAGTAAAACCGGTGAGGATTCGCACCAAAACGtgcatatataattatttttcaagttaactgaaaaaatataatataaactaAATTTGGGGTACTTCTTTTCACTTCTTATTATGTGAGAGAGCAAATTGTAGTAATAATTCATCAATATTAACCCAATTGAAGTAATGGTTCTTCAATTAAAAAATTGTGACCGTTAGTTCCTTAACTAatcaaaacgtgcaactatgATATTTTTTGTTAACTTCGTGAGAACTTTCACTAGAATAAGTCACGTGTCAcacaattgtagcaatagtcattccaacataactcattttgatggAGTAGATGAAAGTGGCAATCTTTGTACGTTTTGATGAATTAAGAAACCAatggtcatgaatttttagttaagagaCAATTGCTCCAATTAGGTAACGTTGAGGgattattgctacaatttttttcTCCATGTGATAGGTGAGATGATTTAGTTCTTGTTGTATCATGTATTGAGTCGCATTACTTAGCCCATGATTTATATAAGAGGGAAGGAAACCATTGGGATCCTTCACCCTCACTTTGAAACGATGATAAACCTTATCCTCCTGCCTGTATATACAAAGTAACTCTTATTTTACACGGTGGAAACGGATCAACaccagtgtggatgtagccacAACTTGAGGCGAACCATGatatatctttgtgttcttgtgcgtaTGTGTGATTTACGGTCGAATTTAGTTGGTCCAAGATCAACCCGATTTTATGTATCAACATTTAGTGTCATATGTGGGAATCGAACCCCCGACCACGTGGTTAAAAGTTTGGACTTCAGACAAAAGACATGgatcaaatttttgtttgaattCATAAATATGAAAATCTAGAATTTCCGCACGGAAAAAGATATTAGAATTTGAGACTTCTAATTtctaagtttaaatttcatttaaatATTGTCATTCCAAATTTATATGAGCGagagtttgaaaataaaaaatacaataaaGTTTAACCATTAGTTGCAACCACTATCACATGTCACCACCATTACCATTACCACCACCTGCCATCATAATCACCATTACCACCAGCCACCGTCATAATCACCATTACCACCCACTGCCGCCGCCACATATCATTGTGGCGAGCACTGCTACCGCCACCACCATCCTCCATCACCACCACCCATCGCCGCCATCACCACCACTTTCTAattactttctctttcttttattttattttattaatgacTATAGTCATATTAAGTTTCGTATTCAaattcattgttcttttaggttaaccaaacaaaaaaattcttaaatttaAGATTTCcttaataatcttaaattttCTCACCTAACACAATAAATGATGAAGCcaatataatgttttttttttttacctaaaCACAACAAATGATTAAAACACAACaaattttagaaataaaatttccGCAATTCGAATTTTATTCCCATATTACGAAGATAATATAATGTTTTTTTACCTAAGAGTTCACACAAAAGATGCAGTTCTTCATCCTAACATTTATGAATTAGATATTTAATTTCTTGCCGAGATTTACTGATTTTCCCAACAaaatcaaaaaatcaaaatcgaaTACTTtgggaaaaaaatgaaatatcaAACTAAGTGATCTTAATAATCAAAGTATCACTTACCCAATATTTCTCGAAACCACTCATGCCAAGTGAGAGAATGAGGACCTGCTTAGGTTTTCATGGAATATGACTTTGTATTTTGACATTGTGGTACGACCGTACGAGTGAACATGAGAATTGGTTAAAATTCGATTTTGGCGATAATCGAATTTAAGACCTctaacttacaagtgaaaaacaATACTACTaaatcgtaatactaagtgtTTTTTGCATTTATTTGCTTGTAAGAAATTAAAATCTATCAAATTTTGCATACCATCTAATATCTTAATGAATAATATGTGCATCCTGATTTTAAAGCTCCGTCCAACCCTACTCTCCCcttcataattaaaaaaaaaaaagtcctttaaaaaaagaaattaaaatcttTAATTAGAGCAACTAGAATCAGTAATGGAATTACCCAATTTTTAGAATTGGATTAACTAGTGGATGGTAGATCCAATGATCATTCTTTTCTCACATggcttttttttattctttcagaaaaaatgatattatctatactaataAAGTAGGGTGAGCTTAGTTTCACAataagctagtaataatgtggctTAAATTCACTTTTGTCAAGAATTGAACCtcagacctcttacttacaagtatgaaaaaataATACCACTAAACCGGGGTAATTGTGATTTCTTTTCTCACAGGTTGACTTCGGAAAATACTCTCACGAGGTAAAAATCCTAAAATACCCTAAGATAAAATGTAATGCTGTTAATatgatttctttctttcttttcttaaagCAGGGAATAAATaattaagacaaaaaaaaaaaggaaaaagagcaAGACTTTAGTTTGGGCATGTGGTTTGGCGAGCTTTAGGGGTCTCTCTAGGACTGCTCGCGACTGGTTGatttcactttcttcttcttcctcctcttctttgtttttgtaatCTTGAAAGAGGTTTGAAGAATCAAGATTCAACAGACACCCCTAAACTGCAAAGATCAGCTTACcttaattgaattgaattggttTCGTCCCGTAATTACAGAGTAATACTGattattagttaattaattctCCGATTAATACCAGATTCCAGTGGTCTGCTGTGGTTGGAATTGGGATGGGGACAAGGTCCCAGCAGCAACCAGGCCGAGAGCGAACAGGGCAGGACGACGACGACATGGCCGGGGGTCAGTCCGTCTCCATGAGCGGCAGCGTGGGCTCACCCTCCAGCCGCAGCGAGCAGACCATGGCCACGCCCGTCGGCGACAACAGTTTTCTCCGATTGAACCATCCCGACGTTCACGGCGACGACGCTGGCTCCCAAGGCGCCGTTGGGTCAGTCacttccctccctccctcccttctctttcTGCTTCCGGCCTTATTAGGGCACCGaaacaaattatttttatttatttctgtataattatatataattatatatataatatttatgtgctcattttcttgtttatcTAATATTATTTCTGTTGTATGTAGTTTATTTGcttattaatttgattttgtttttcatttgagtCCCCTGAATCTGTGATTATATGCATGTCCACTGCATATATTCATAGAATATGCAGCCACATTGTTTAGTTTCAGAGTCCTGACTTCGGCTCTCTCGTCACCGATTTGATTGGGTTAACTAGCACTCTACTCTATGCTACTAAGATATGGTGACGAGAGGCCGCCGAAATCAGGTCTCTGATGTGTGCACATGTTTGTAAAACTTTTGTTTGATAATTGACAGTGATTCATTTACAGCACTTGTTAAATTTCTTTTGAACagtagcaagaagaagaagcgagGTCAACGGGCCGTGGCAGGTGATAAGAATGGAAGAGGACTACGCCAATTCAGCATGAAAGGTGCTTCATTGATCGCCTTTGTGTCTTATCTTATTTCCTTGTTACATTCTGTTTTTCCTACCAAAAAGGTGGTTGAATTTAACTGCCTCTGTATTGCATTAAAGGGATGGACACTGTTGTTATTTTTGTCCATGGTTATACTTCGTCTCCCTGATTGTCTGAGTCTGAGTTGCTCGTGTCCAGTGTGCGAGAAAGTGGAGAGCAAAGGAAGAACCACTTATAATGAGGTTGGATGGTTTCTTCAAGTCAGTTTGATTGTTTTGATTGTTTGTGTTTATTGTTCTTTTTCCGTTTTGCCCTAAGAGTGCTCACTCCTGGTCCTATGTATCAAATGGATTATGCATGATATCAGGGAGCATTTCTTTCTCCTCAGTACTTGTTTGCATGTAGATACTAGTAGAGTTCATGCATATGTTGATCTAATAGGTTACTGAAGTGGGTTATTGTAGCATCCATCAAGGATTGGTAATTAACAAATTTGGATTCTTCTTTTCAAGCAACCACTAGACATGTGTGTCTGCCTGTTTGGTGCTAAATAAAGGTGATTTGTAGGCTAGCATTCGCAGGCTAGTGACTCTAATGTTTCTCCTCTAACTACTGACGTGTTCCTCCTCTGATTGCTGAGGTGTTGCTTACTCCTTAGTCCTTAGACATATGTGGATGAATGACCTTGTTGTTACAGGGGTTGGTATAATCTCGGAGGTCACTTAAATTTCATCATCATCTGAAGCTATGCTGTTTAGTGGGAGTAATGTATCAAATGCTTGCTTCGGAACAATGGTGCGAAAGTTGTTGGAGCAAAGGGGACTCATTAGGCAATGGTGTTAGCATTAAGAGAGCAGTGCATTGTGATTTAAAACTGACATAACAGAAAATAGTTTTTCACAAGATCCACATGTATATAAGTTCTGTTCCTTTGGCccccatttgtttctcttttCTAGTTAGTGTATAACATATATCTTTTCTCAGTCTTACCAATTTTATTTTGAGACaatatttgttctttttttattgGTAAAGAAGTTTGAGTACAATCTTAAACCTAAGAGTTTGAAGTGCATTCCAGGTTGCAGATGAACTTGTAGCGGAGTTCGCTGACCCTAGCAATGCTGTTACATCCCCTGATCAGGTTTGATAACTAAGCTGATACATCTGCAGTCTTCTGGGGAAAAAAAGGGAATGAACTTGCTAACTTTTTCCTGTCTTGGGTTCAAATTTATATAGCAGCAACAAGATGATGAGAAGAACATCAGGCGAAGGGTATATGATGCCCTCAATGTTCTTATGGCAATGGATATTATATCTaaagataaaaaagaaatacaatGGAAGGGTTTGCCTCGTACAAGCCTGAATGATATTGAAGAACTGAAGGTCTGATTGCAGTCTATTTTTTATCTCTTGTACATTAAGTGGTTTATTATCTGTTGACCATTGGAGACCAATTTTGAGATTATAAAACTAGTTATACATGTACTAAATGCAGACTGAGCGCATGGGATTGAGAAATAGGATTGAAAAGAAAGCTGCCTATCTACAAGAGCTGGAGGAACAAGTAATGAATAGCTATTGTCAACTATAATTACTGTTGTTCTGCGAAAACATGTCTGAATGATACGGTGCACTCAACCATGTAGATCAGTGTATGCACACACTAACATTCTTATCTCTTTTATCAGTACGTGGGTCTTCAAAATCTGATACAACGGAATGAGCAATTATACCACTCCGGAGATGCGCCCAATGGAGGCGTGGCTTTACCTTTCATTCTTGTGCAGGCAAGTTTTCTTCTCAAGGTTTCCCTTGTTTCATGATTACACATTATGATAAATAGTTCAGAATTTAGTACTTTTTTGACGTATGATGcatgaaaacaaaatggtttttgATTTGAAGAGTTGGTGTGATTTGGTTGGTTGGTTTGTGATGTGACGTGTAACCTTCTGCTTGATACaagatttattatattttataccAACTATAACCATCATATTTCAATCCCGTTCTAAACAAGAACAAGCATATGATTAGCTTTACTTGACTAATTTGCTGCCAGAAATCCTTTTGTGCAAGTTTGTTGTTATCTGGTTCTTGATTACTTCTGTTGTCACACTAATAACTTGTGCACTGATTGTGCTCTTCTTTTCCTAGATGCTTTAGAAGGATGTAtaagtgtttttcttttaacttttaCCTGGAGATATCAGAAGTGCCTTATATTATGGTCTGGAGTTTGAGTTTTCCCTAGACTCTGAGTTGCTTTATCATGCCTCGTActtattatttatgtatttcttTTATCCCTAGACTCGCCCTCATGCAACTGTTGAGGTGGAAATATCAGAAGATATGCAGCTTGTGCATTTTGACTTCAATAGGTAACTTTCATTCGTATATTGTTGTAAATAGAGCGACATGACAGATGTTACTAACTTGGTAGTAACATAGCATCTATGACAGATGTTACGACTATACCAGGAATAATTGGCTGGTTAAGACCGGAATTTATCTAACGCTTAACAAGATTT
Proteins encoded in this region:
- the LOC126629167 gene encoding uncharacterized protein LOC126629167 → MAKFNEVQKRKRAQNAEKKRAVHGDPTTGKLHNKPQPLSISGKRKRKLLKKWRRDQNEAVKKGLITMQDVEMAAADADEGEESKDTKTTSSKFPMRKKSVKLKQLQRKGKNKGKSSKKAAAATAEASVDAMLE
- the LOC126629166 gene encoding uncharacterized protein LOC126629166 isoform X2, producing the protein MSPGNPNDGVNSFVISMAGSATSTGGSGPSNPPKILLAKPGLVPGTPVAGKFGRGGTGDEYTTSLRSRLPSSIGSLNLLSDSWDFHIDRFLPFLTENTEFTVVGVIGPTGVGKSTIMNELYGFDATSPGMLPPFAIETEEGKAMARHCSMGIEPRVSAERIILLDTQPVFSPSVLAEMMRPDGSSTIPVLPSAESLSAELAHELIGIQLGVLLTSICHFLLVISDGVHDNKMWRLMSTVDLLKHSIPDPSSLTLAPSQSSNTGPEKDREKVHEGGEYMATPVFVHTNPHNIARLRKALAQYFSTSSLMKAENGNTSISRDPDSVAPGTQSHDLDSLMPSLFVIPTKNKDDSPGDQYESYTSMLWKLRDKVLSMNSPPFGRTVTERDWLKNSAKIWELVKSSPIISEYSRTLQSCGMFRR
- the LOC126629166 gene encoding uncharacterized protein LOC126629166 isoform X1, giving the protein MSPGNPNDGVNSFVISMAGSATSTGGSGPSNPPKILLAKPGLVPGTPVAGKFGRGGTGDEYTTSLRSRLPSSIGSLNLLSDSWDFHIDRFLPFLTENTEFTVVGVIGPTGVGKSTIMNELYGFDATSPGMLPPFAIETEEGKAMARHCSMGIEPRVSAERIILLDTQPVFSPSVLAEMMRPDGSSTIPVLPSAESLSAELAHELIGIQLGVLLTSICHFLLVISDGVHDNKMWRLMSTVDLLKHSIPDPSSLTLAPSQSSNTGPEKDREKVHEGGEYMATPVFVHTKLRDRDLSPHNIARLRKALAQYFSTSSLMKAENGNTSISRDPDSVAPGTQSHDLDSLMPSLFVIPTKNKDDSPGDQYESYTSMLWKLRDKVLSMNSPPFGRTVTERDWLKNSAKIWELVKSSPIISEYSRTLQSCGMFRR
- the LOC126629886 gene encoding transcription factor-like protein DPB isoform X1, which encodes MGTRSQQQPGRERTGQDDDDMAGGQSVSMSGSVGSPSSRSEQTMATPVGDNSFLRLNHPDVHGDDAGSQGAVGSKKKKRGQRAVAGDKNGRGLRQFSMKVCEKVESKGRTTYNEVADELVAEFADPSNAVTSPDQQQQDDEKNIRRRVYDALNVLMAMDIISKDKKEIQWKGLPRTSLNDIEELKTERMGLRNRIEKKAAYLQELEEQYVGLQNLIQRNEQLYHSGDAPNGGVALPFILVQTRPHATVEVEISEDMQLVHFDFNSTPFELHDDNYVLKAMKFCNRQQGDDATQNLIVDGGEGCSMSGMYQPQIPLSSMLNTAIRPPPMSPPLPGILKARIKHEHHGQ
- the LOC126629886 gene encoding transcription factor-like protein DPB isoform X2, yielding MGTRSQQQPGRERTGQDDDDMAGGQSVSMSGSVGSPSSRSEQTMATPVGDNSFLRLNHPDVHGDDAGSQGAVGSKKKKRGQRAVAGDKNGRGLRQFSMKVCEKVESKGRTTYNEVADELVAEFADPSNAVTSPDQQQDDEKNIRRRVYDALNVLMAMDIISKDKKEIQWKGLPRTSLNDIEELKTERMGLRNRIEKKAAYLQELEEQYVGLQNLIQRNEQLYHSGDAPNGGVALPFILVQTRPHATVEVEISEDMQLVHFDFNSTPFELHDDNYVLKAMKFCNRQQGDDATQNLIVDGGEGCSMSGMYQPQIPLSSMLNTAIRPPPMSPPLPGILKARIKHEHHGQ